Proteins encoded in a region of the Psychromicrobium lacuslunae genome:
- a CDS encoding DUF779 domain-containing protein codes for MPELAASITIEGESQSRLALSESAQELLANLWQQHGPLMFHQSGGCCDGSSPMCFPAGEFITSAADVLLGVFTLPEGPLEFWMSKEQFNYWSHTHLTVDVVKGRGSGFSLEAPEGVRFLIRSRLVDGFRADG; via the coding sequence ATGCCAGAACTAGCAGCCTCCATAACCATCGAGGGTGAGAGCCAATCCAGACTCGCGCTTAGCGAATCTGCCCAAGAATTGCTCGCCAACCTCTGGCAGCAGCATGGGCCGCTGATGTTTCATCAATCTGGCGGCTGCTGCGACGGCTCCTCACCAATGTGTTTCCCCGCAGGCGAATTCATTACCTCAGCCGCTGACGTACTGCTTGGTGTCTTTACCCTGCCCGAGGGGCCGTTGGAATTTTGGATGTCGAAGGAACAATTCAACTACTGGAGCCATACTCATCTGACAGTCGATGTGGTGAAAGGACGTGGCAGCGGCTTTTCACTCGAGGCCCCGGAGGGTGTCAGGTTCCTCATTCGTTCGAGACTGGTCGACGGCTTCCGGGCCGATGGTTGA
- a CDS encoding YbjQ family protein, which yields MIIVTSNDVPGYKIDAIFGEVMGLTVRARNIGANITAGFRSLGGGELPEMTKALYESRHEVMNRMVNEAQQKGANAIIAMRFDTSEMGQTWTEVCAYGTAAFVIPLAAGEPGATGQSAYLAQNPQAPVQQPQAPQMPPNVQQAW from the coding sequence ATGATCATCGTTACCAGCAATGACGTTCCGGGGTACAAAATCGATGCCATCTTCGGCGAAGTAATGGGCCTGACAGTGCGCGCCCGAAACATTGGCGCAAACATCACCGCGGGCTTCCGTTCACTGGGCGGTGGCGAGCTGCCCGAAATGACCAAGGCGCTCTATGAGAGCCGCCACGAAGTGATGAACCGGATGGTCAATGAAGCCCAGCAGAAAGGTGCCAACGCGATTATTGCGATGCGCTTCGACACCTCTGAAATGGGCCAGACCTGGACCGAGGTTTGCGCTTACGGCACCGCTGCCTTCGTGATTCCACTCGCTGCTGGCGAACCCGGCGCCACCGGACAGTCCGCCTACTTGGCGCAAAATCCGCAGGCACCCGTGCAGCAGCCGCAGGCACCTCAGATGCCGCCGAACGTCCAGCAAGCCTGGTGA
- a CDS encoding SDR family oxidoreductase, translating into MSEQNSAYRPAEGRSLAGKVILMSGGSRGIGLAIALRAAQDGAKIALLAKTDQPHPALEGTVHTAAEQIRQAGGEALPVVGDVRNDESVADAVAATIETFGGIDVVVNNASAIDLSGTDALAMKRYDLMADINVRGTFLLSKLALPALRESANGHILTLSPPLNLNPKWFAGHLAYTMAKYGMSMTTLGLAEELKADGVSVNSLWPVTAIDTAAIRNILGGESSARLSRSSDIMADAAHAVLTRPRGQSTGNFFTDEAVLTEEGITDFTGYSLGAPEDKLIKDFFLD; encoded by the coding sequence ATGAGCGAACAGAACAGTGCCTATCGACCCGCTGAAGGGCGTTCCTTGGCAGGCAAGGTCATCCTGATGTCCGGCGGCAGTCGAGGAATCGGGCTGGCGATTGCCTTGCGTGCCGCGCAGGATGGCGCCAAAATCGCCTTACTGGCGAAAACTGATCAACCGCACCCGGCTCTGGAAGGCACCGTACATACCGCCGCCGAGCAGATTCGCCAAGCGGGCGGTGAGGCCTTGCCCGTGGTGGGCGACGTCCGAAATGACGAATCGGTAGCTGACGCCGTCGCCGCCACAATTGAGACCTTCGGCGGCATAGACGTAGTGGTCAATAATGCCTCCGCGATTGACCTTTCCGGTACTGATGCGCTGGCCATGAAACGTTACGACTTAATGGCCGATATCAATGTCCGGGGCACCTTTCTGCTTTCGAAGCTGGCGCTGCCTGCTTTGCGGGAATCCGCTAATGGTCACATCCTGACCCTATCGCCGCCGCTGAACTTGAATCCCAAGTGGTTCGCTGGTCACCTGGCCTACACGATGGCGAAATACGGTATGAGCATGACTACCTTGGGGCTGGCTGAAGAGCTCAAAGCTGATGGAGTTTCGGTCAATTCACTCTGGCCGGTTACCGCAATCGACACGGCAGCAATCCGGAATATTCTGGGCGGTGAATCTTCGGCCAGGCTCTCCCGGAGTTCGGACATTATGGCCGATGCGGCTCACGCTGTACTTACTCGGCCGCGGGGTCAGTCAACCGGGAATTTCTTTACTGACGAAGCCGTGCTGACCGAGGAAGGCATTACCGACTTCACCGGTTACAGCTTGGGGGCGCCCGAGGACAAGCTGATCAAGGACTTCTTCCTGGACTGA
- a CDS encoding acyl-CoA carboxylase subunit epsilon yields MIPSDPLASPAQPGNPAAVAPSLASQAQADEQADLPLLQVVKGQPNAEELAALTAVVLALSNENEEPDTNQPGSGRSWVRRSNLRLAPAPGPGAWKRSSWR; encoded by the coding sequence ATGATCCCCAGCGACCCCCTCGCCTCGCCAGCTCAGCCAGGGAACCCCGCCGCTGTGGCCCCATCCCTCGCTTCGCAGGCTCAGGCTGATGAACAAGCGGATTTGCCGCTGCTCCAGGTAGTTAAGGGCCAGCCGAACGCCGAAGAGCTCGCCGCACTGACCGCCGTCGTGCTTGCTTTGTCCAACGAAAACGAAGAGCCGGACACCAACCAGCCCGGCTCCGGTCGAAGCTGGGTGCGGCGCAGCAACTTGCGGCTTGCACCCGCTCCCGGACCGGGTGCGTGGAAACGTAGCAGTTGGCGCTAA
- a CDS encoding Maf family protein, which produces MPRLVLASASPARTKLLSDAGIRHTVRVSEVDEDAVTAQAGVTTPSEIALLLARAKAEAVAGLAESRDALVLGCDSVFEFEGEAYGKPWEPEVAKLRISNMSGRSGVLHTGHWLVDNRDGGASGAGATGNGALASATVSFATLSEDEIDAYVASGEPLQVAGSFTIDSLGGAFITSVNGDPHAVVGLSVSTLRELLSQRGVGITELWQLKRPETP; this is translated from the coding sequence ATTCCGCGGCTAGTCCTGGCCTCGGCCTCACCCGCTCGAACAAAGTTACTCAGCGACGCCGGAATCCGGCACACGGTGCGGGTCTCCGAGGTGGACGAGGACGCGGTTACCGCCCAGGCCGGTGTGACCACACCCTCTGAGATCGCGCTACTGCTTGCCCGGGCTAAGGCCGAGGCGGTCGCCGGACTGGCCGAAAGCCGGGATGCGCTGGTCCTGGGCTGCGACTCGGTCTTTGAGTTTGAGGGTGAGGCTTACGGTAAACCGTGGGAACCCGAGGTCGCTAAGCTCCGAATCAGCAATATGAGTGGACGTTCCGGAGTGTTGCACACCGGCCACTGGTTGGTAGACAACCGTGACGGTGGCGCCAGCGGCGCTGGAGCGACCGGGAACGGGGCGCTGGCCTCGGCAACCGTCAGCTTCGCTACCCTCAGCGAGGACGAAATCGACGCCTATGTGGCCAGCGGCGAACCACTCCAGGTCGCTGGCTCCTTCACCATCGATAGTCTGGGCGGTGCCTTCATCACGAGCGTCAATGGCGACCCGCACGCAGTGGTTGGGCTTTCGGTCTCCACGCTGCGCGAGCTGCTCAGCCAGCGCGGAGTCGGAATTACCGAACTTTGGCAGCTCAAGAGGCCCGAGACCCCCTAG
- a CDS encoding DUF885 domain-containing protein, with amino-acid sequence MTENTKPTRTPSAIDAAAEKYAEQLFELVPELATSLGFPGHETEYHDHSPAGLAALAELDQRTLDLLNTLDPVDAVDQVTLDAMRERLGLSLEAHESGWDLATLNNIASPAQGIRAAFDLMPTDTPEQWGHIAGLMKNVPTAIDGYLQSLATARDNGKVAASRQVKIVIEQTGKYGADGGFFDKLAADGVQQAAEHQQALEEGAQQAKAAYLKLASFLETELLPSAPAKDAVGRERYALASREFLGATVDLEDTYRWGVEELDRIIAEQEAVAEQIKPGASIEEAKAILNSDPERQLKGTEALTAWMQRLSDTAVQELAGVHFDIPDIMKKLECKIAPTQDGGIYYTPPSDDFSRPGRMWWSVPEGEDSFTTWSETTTVYHEGVPGHHLQCATAAYQSELLNMWRRNLCWVSGHGEGWALYAERLMDQLGYLSDPGDKMGMLDGQRMRAARVVFDIGVHLELEIPQRWGQGTWTAETGLEFLRKNLDISEGQLNFEYLRYLGWPGQAPSYKVGQRIWEQIRDEREQREGENFDVKNFHTEALNLGGLPLDVLKKALLG; translated from the coding sequence GTGACTGAGAACACCAAACCCACTCGCACCCCGTCCGCCATCGACGCCGCCGCTGAAAAATATGCTGAGCAGCTCTTCGAACTAGTCCCAGAACTGGCTACCAGCCTCGGCTTCCCGGGGCATGAGACCGAATACCACGACCACTCCCCGGCCGGCCTTGCCGCGCTCGCCGAGCTGGACCAACGCACCCTTGACCTCTTGAACACGCTGGACCCGGTCGACGCTGTCGATCAGGTAACCCTCGACGCAATGCGTGAACGACTCGGCCTGAGCTTAGAAGCGCATGAAAGCGGCTGGGACCTGGCAACGCTGAACAATATCGCCTCCCCGGCCCAGGGCATCCGAGCCGCCTTCGATCTGATGCCCACCGATACCCCAGAACAGTGGGGCCACATCGCGGGCCTGATGAAGAACGTGCCAACCGCGATCGACGGCTACCTGCAATCGCTCGCCACCGCTCGGGATAACGGCAAGGTCGCCGCCTCCCGGCAGGTCAAAATTGTGATCGAGCAGACCGGCAAATACGGCGCGGACGGAGGCTTCTTCGACAAGCTAGCCGCCGACGGCGTTCAGCAAGCCGCAGAGCATCAGCAGGCGCTCGAGGAGGGTGCGCAACAGGCTAAGGCGGCTTATCTCAAGCTCGCCAGCTTCCTGGAGACCGAGCTGCTGCCCTCGGCTCCGGCCAAGGATGCTGTCGGCCGGGAGCGCTACGCACTCGCTTCCCGTGAGTTCCTCGGCGCCACCGTCGATTTGGAAGACACCTATCGTTGGGGCGTCGAAGAGCTGGACAGGATTATTGCCGAGCAGGAGGCCGTAGCCGAACAGATCAAGCCCGGGGCCAGCATTGAGGAAGCCAAAGCAATCCTCAATAGCGATCCGGAACGCCAGCTCAAGGGTACCGAAGCGCTAACCGCTTGGATGCAGCGACTCTCCGACACCGCTGTCCAGGAGCTTGCCGGGGTTCATTTCGACATCCCGGACATTATGAAGAAGCTCGAATGCAAGATCGCCCCCACCCAGGATGGCGGCATTTACTACACGCCGCCGAGCGACGACTTCTCCCGCCCGGGCCGGATGTGGTGGTCAGTTCCCGAAGGTGAAGACAGCTTCACCACCTGGAGCGAAACCACCACGGTGTATCACGAGGGCGTGCCGGGCCATCATCTGCAGTGCGCCACCGCGGCTTATCAGAGCGAACTGCTCAATATGTGGCGACGTAATCTCTGCTGGGTCTCCGGGCACGGCGAAGGCTGGGCGCTCTACGCTGAACGTTTGATGGATCAGCTTGGCTACCTGAGCGATCCGGGCGACAAGATGGGCATGCTCGACGGTCAGCGGATGCGCGCCGCCCGGGTAGTTTTCGACATCGGCGTGCACCTCGAGCTGGAAATTCCACAACGCTGGGGTCAGGGCACCTGGACGGCGGAGACCGGCCTGGAGTTCCTCCGGAAGAATCTGGATATCAGCGAAGGTCAGCTCAATTTCGAGTACCTGCGCTATCTCGGTTGGCCTGGGCAGGCGCCGTCCTACAAGGTGGGCCAGCGGATCTGGGAGCAAATCCGGGACGAGCGGGAACAGCGCGAAGGTGAGAACTTCGACGTCAAAAACTTCCATACTGAAGCGCTGAACCTAGGCGGCCTGCCCTTAGACGTACTCAAAAAGGCGCTGCTGGGCTGA
- a CDS encoding GAF domain-containing protein yields the protein MSVPAINPASWAFSQQYQLTDLNFQREVQLAHQRLVERQVVDSSLRSVVRASWERSLRYASANQSPARRSAWDERQLRDYRERHPLAAIMPVVNQLLVDPGKDSGLLIAVGDQHGRLLWVEGDHRLGAMAENAGFLPGTDWSEAAMGTSAPGTALATGRSVQIAGAEHFSQLVFSWNCTAVPIRHPETNELLGVIDISGGSHAVAGHSLSLVKATVAAARAELSLQKLRNKHSPGAASTGGQRLVQPTQGGGEVHTGTRSRGTRSGDTLSRGMLSLQTLGRDRGLLRRSGRSTALSERHTELMVLLAMHPSGLTTEELSEMVYTEHTPASTVRAELLRLRRQLASFDTALTLQSRPYRLPEAMQLDLQKVLGFLDRGAHRMALTEYSGLLLPRSEAPAIVELRNRLSHQLREVMLSDAAPEVLWQYLQLPETSDDAQAWQTALRVLPARSPRRAAVVAHLEQLLN from the coding sequence GTGAGCGTGCCAGCCATCAATCCTGCAAGCTGGGCCTTCAGCCAGCAGTATCAGCTGACTGACCTGAATTTTCAACGTGAGGTTCAGCTCGCACATCAACGACTTGTCGAACGCCAGGTCGTCGATAGCAGCCTGCGCTCGGTGGTGCGTGCTTCCTGGGAACGTTCACTGCGTTATGCGAGTGCTAACCAATCGCCAGCTCGGCGGTCGGCTTGGGATGAGCGCCAACTCCGGGACTATCGGGAACGGCATCCGCTGGCCGCGATTATGCCGGTGGTCAACCAATTACTCGTGGATCCCGGTAAGGACAGCGGACTTCTCATCGCGGTAGGCGATCAACACGGGCGACTGCTCTGGGTGGAGGGAGACCATCGGCTCGGCGCGATGGCGGAGAACGCGGGATTCTTGCCGGGCACCGACTGGTCCGAAGCGGCAATGGGGACCAGCGCGCCGGGCACCGCGCTCGCCACCGGCCGAAGTGTGCAAATCGCCGGAGCCGAACACTTCAGCCAACTGGTTTTCTCCTGGAATTGCACGGCGGTGCCCATTAGGCATCCAGAGACCAATGAACTACTAGGCGTTATTGATATTTCAGGTGGCAGTCATGCCGTCGCCGGGCATTCGCTCTCGCTGGTGAAGGCCACGGTGGCGGCCGCACGCGCCGAACTCAGCCTGCAAAAGCTACGTAACAAACATTCCCCCGGTGCAGCCTCGACCGGCGGGCAGCGACTTGTTCAACCAACTCAGGGCGGCGGCGAAGTGCACACCGGAACACGGAGTCGAGGAACCCGGAGTGGAGACACGCTGAGTCGAGGCATGCTGAGTTTGCAGACACTGGGCCGGGATCGTGGATTGCTACGACGATCCGGACGGTCCACGGCGCTAAGCGAGCGGCACACCGAGCTAATGGTGCTGCTCGCGATGCATCCGAGCGGTTTAACTACCGAGGAGCTCAGCGAGATGGTCTACACCGAGCACACCCCGGCCAGCACTGTGCGCGCAGAGCTACTGAGACTTCGGCGACAGTTAGCTAGTTTCGACACCGCCTTGACGCTGCAGTCCCGACCCTATCGACTGCCCGAAGCAATGCAACTTGACCTGCAAAAGGTACTTGGCTTCCTCGACCGGGGCGCACACCGAATGGCTTTGACCGAGTATTCGGGTTTACTGCTGCCACGCTCGGAGGCCCCGGCCATTGTCGAGCTGCGCAATAGGCTGAGTCATCAGCTCCGGGAGGTGATGCTCAGCGATGCCGCCCCCGAGGTGCTCTGGCAGTACCTACAATTACCGGAAACCAGTGATGACGCCCAAGCCTGGCAAACCGCGCTACGGGTCTTGCCCGCTCGCTCGCCACGGCGTGCTGCCGTGGTGGCCCACCTGGAGCAGTTACTGAATTGA
- a CDS encoding acetyl/propionyl/methylcrotonyl-CoA carboxylase subunit alpha: MSNHSVPTITKVLIANRGEIAVRVARAARDEGIASVAVYAEPEREALHVRLADEAWALGGQTAAESYLVMDKLLEVAAQSGADAVHPGYGFLSENAEFAQRVLDAGLIWIGPSPDAISKLGDKVQARHIAEKVGAPLVPGTKDPVQSTQEVLDFADQHGLPLAIKAAYGGGGRGIKVVRERAEIAEAYESAVREAVAAFGRGECFVERFLDSPRHVETQCLADAHGNVVVVSTRDCSLQRRNQKLVEEAPAPFLSEEQNTRLYEASKAILREANYQGAGTCEFLVGQDGVISFLEVNTRLQVEHPVSEEVSGIDLVREQFRLARGEELGYQDPEIRGHSFEFRINGEDPGRNFMPAPGTVETLKLPTGPGVRVDSGIESGEVIGGNFDSMLAKLVVTGASRQQALERSRRALAEFEVTGMPTVLPFHRLVVSDPAFTAEPFRVHTRWIETEFVNDLPAFAPAAVSDAEDESERQRVTVEVGGKRLEVVLPASLAAAGSRTAPAKGKGKKPGRSRSAAATVADGDALTSPMQGTIVKVAVADGDQVAEGDLIVVLEAMKMEQPLTAHRSGTISGLSAKPGDTVSAGAVIATIDE; the protein is encoded by the coding sequence GTGTCGAATCACAGCGTGCCAACCATTACCAAGGTACTCATTGCTAACCGCGGCGAGATTGCAGTTCGGGTCGCCCGTGCGGCACGCGACGAAGGCATCGCCTCGGTAGCCGTCTACGCCGAACCGGAACGTGAGGCGCTGCACGTCAGACTGGCCGATGAGGCCTGGGCTTTGGGCGGCCAAACCGCAGCCGAGTCTTACTTGGTGATGGACAAACTCCTTGAAGTAGCCGCGCAGTCTGGGGCTGACGCCGTGCACCCCGGTTATGGTTTTCTCTCCGAAAACGCTGAATTCGCACAGCGAGTCTTAGACGCCGGGCTGATCTGGATTGGTCCTTCCCCCGATGCCATTTCGAAACTGGGCGATAAAGTGCAGGCTCGGCACATTGCCGAAAAGGTTGGCGCACCCCTGGTGCCGGGTACCAAAGACCCGGTGCAGAGCACCCAAGAAGTGCTGGATTTCGCTGATCAGCACGGACTTCCGTTAGCCATTAAAGCCGCTTACGGTGGCGGCGGCCGCGGTATTAAAGTGGTCCGGGAGCGCGCCGAAATCGCCGAGGCCTACGAATCAGCGGTCCGTGAAGCAGTGGCCGCTTTCGGCCGCGGCGAGTGCTTCGTCGAGCGCTTCTTGGATTCACCCCGGCACGTTGAGACCCAGTGCTTGGCGGATGCGCACGGCAATGTCGTAGTGGTTTCCACCCGGGACTGCTCGCTGCAACGTCGTAATCAGAAACTCGTCGAAGAAGCTCCGGCCCCCTTCCTGAGTGAAGAACAGAACACTCGGCTTTACGAAGCCTCCAAGGCCATTCTTCGGGAGGCGAATTACCAGGGCGCTGGCACCTGCGAGTTCCTGGTGGGTCAGGACGGGGTGATCTCCTTCCTGGAGGTTAACACTCGTCTGCAGGTTGAGCACCCGGTTTCCGAGGAGGTCTCCGGCATTGATCTGGTGCGCGAGCAGTTCCGGCTGGCGCGCGGCGAGGAACTGGGCTATCAGGACCCCGAAATTCGGGGCCACTCCTTCGAGTTCCGCATCAACGGCGAGGACCCCGGCCGCAACTTCATGCCAGCCCCAGGCACCGTCGAAACGTTGAAACTTCCTACCGGTCCTGGGGTCCGGGTTGATTCCGGCATTGAGTCCGGAGAGGTGATTGGTGGCAATTTCGATTCAATGCTCGCCAAGCTCGTCGTCACCGGCGCCAGCCGGCAGCAAGCCCTGGAACGCTCGCGTCGCGCGCTCGCTGAGTTCGAGGTCACCGGGATGCCAACCGTGTTGCCTTTCCACCGCCTGGTAGTCAGCGATCCGGCCTTCACCGCAGAGCCATTCCGCGTGCACACTCGCTGGATCGAGACCGAGTTCGTCAACGATCTGCCTGCTTTTGCACCCGCTGCGGTCAGCGATGCCGAGGACGAGTCCGAGCGTCAGCGCGTCACCGTCGAAGTTGGCGGGAAACGACTTGAAGTGGTGCTGCCCGCCTCGCTCGCGGCGGCCGGGAGCAGAACTGCCCCAGCTAAGGGCAAGGGTAAGAAGCCGGGGCGTTCACGCAGTGCAGCCGCGACCGTGGCCGATGGCGATGCGCTCACCTCCCCGATGCAGGGCACCATCGTGAAAGTTGCAGTGGCGGACGGCGATCAGGTCGCCGAGGGCGATCTGATCGTGGTGCTGGAGGCGATGAAAATGGAGCAGCCGCTGACCGCTCACCGTTCCGGCACCATTAGCGGTCTGAGCGCAAAGCCCGGTGACACGGTGTCGGCCGGTGCTGTGATTGCCACCATCGACGAATAG
- a CDS encoding acyl-CoA carboxylase subunit beta, with protein sequence MSHDLTTTAGKIADFRDRIALAAQPSGPEAIEKQHSRGKHTARERIDLLLDEGSFVEFDALAVHRSTAFGMEKKKLLGDGVVSGYGTVDGRLVAIYSQDFSVYGGSLSQVNGEKIVKVQEFALRNGCPVIGINDGGGARIQEGVASLAMFADIFRNNVHASGVVPQISLIMGPCAGGAAYSPALTDYVVMVDKTSHMFITGPDVIKTVTGEDVDMETLGGARQHNATTGTSTYLASDEADAIEFVRELLDFLPSNNLSESPLTDHDQVAEIADADLALDTLIPDSANQPYDMRTVIEGIIDDGHFLEMQSLYAPNVIIGYGRIEGHTVGIVANQPMQFAGTLDINASEKAARFVRHCDAFNVPIVTLVDVPGFLPGKDQEFQGIIRRGAKLLYAYAEATVPKLTVITRKAYGGAYIVMGSKKLGADLNLAWPTAQIGVMGAQGAVNILYRRELAATAAEGGDVEAKRAEFIQQYEEELLNPYQAAELGYIDAVIAPSETRVQLIRGLRAFRDKRASLPAKKHGNIPL encoded by the coding sequence ATGAGCCATGACCTAACCACCACCGCGGGAAAGATCGCTGATTTCCGCGACCGGATTGCGTTGGCGGCCCAGCCCTCCGGGCCAGAAGCCATCGAAAAACAGCACTCCCGCGGCAAACACACCGCCCGCGAACGCATTGACCTCCTGCTCGATGAGGGCTCCTTTGTGGAGTTCGACGCCTTAGCCGTGCACCGCTCCACCGCGTTCGGGATGGAAAAGAAAAAGTTATTGGGCGACGGCGTGGTCTCCGGCTATGGCACCGTCGACGGTCGTCTAGTGGCGATCTACAGCCAAGACTTCTCCGTCTACGGCGGCTCACTGAGCCAGGTTAATGGCGAGAAAATCGTCAAAGTTCAAGAGTTCGCGCTGCGTAACGGCTGCCCGGTGATCGGCATCAACGACGGCGGCGGTGCCCGAATTCAAGAGGGCGTTGCCTCGCTGGCAATGTTCGCCGATATCTTCCGTAATAACGTGCACGCTTCCGGCGTGGTACCGCAGATCTCGCTCATTATGGGACCGTGCGCGGGTGGCGCAGCCTACTCCCCCGCACTCACCGACTATGTGGTAATGGTCGATAAAACCAGCCATATGTTCATCACCGGCCCCGACGTGATTAAGACGGTCACCGGCGAAGACGTCGATATGGAGACCTTGGGGGGTGCCCGGCAGCACAATGCCACCACAGGAACCTCGACCTACCTGGCTTCCGACGAAGCCGACGCCATCGAGTTCGTCCGTGAACTGCTAGATTTCCTGCCCTCCAATAATCTTTCCGAGTCTCCGCTCACCGATCATGATCAAGTGGCCGAAATAGCTGATGCCGATCTCGCCTTGGACACTCTGATTCCAGACTCGGCCAACCAGCCCTACGATATGCGCACCGTGATCGAGGGCATTATTGACGACGGGCATTTCTTAGAGATGCAATCGCTCTACGCCCCGAACGTCATTATTGGCTATGGCCGGATCGAAGGTCATACGGTTGGCATCGTAGCCAATCAGCCTATGCAATTCGCCGGCACGCTAGATATCAACGCTTCGGAAAAGGCTGCTCGATTCGTTCGGCACTGCGATGCCTTCAACGTGCCGATCGTGACCCTGGTCGACGTTCCCGGCTTCCTGCCCGGTAAGGACCAAGAGTTCCAAGGCATCATTCGTCGTGGTGCGAAGTTGCTCTACGCCTATGCCGAGGCGACCGTGCCCAAGCTGACCGTGATCACCCGCAAGGCCTACGGCGGAGCGTACATCGTGATGGGCTCCAAGAAGCTCGGCGCAGACCTCAACCTGGCCTGGCCCACCGCGCAAATCGGTGTGATGGGTGCACAGGGAGCGGTAAATATCCTCTACCGCCGTGAACTGGCGGCCACCGCTGCCGAGGGTGGCGACGTCGAAGCCAAGCGTGCCGAGTTTATTCAGCAATACGAGGAAGAGTTATTAAACCCCTACCAGGCGGCCGAATTGGGCTACATTGACGCCGTTATCGCCCCCTCGGAGACCAGAGTGCAACTGATTCGCGGACTGCGCGCCTTCCGCGATAAGCGGGCTTCGCTGCCGGCGAAGAAGCACGGGAACATTCCCCTATGA
- a CDS encoding aldehyde dehydrogenase family protein, translating to MSVYTPPGQPGAKVEFKNRYENWIGGEWVAPVKGQYFENVSPVTGKAFCEVARGTAEDIELALDAAHKVAPAWGKTSAAERAAALNSIADVIEANLELLAVAESWDNGKPIRETLNADMPLAADHFRYFASAIRAQEGHLSQLDEDMTAYHYHEPLGVVGQIIPWNFPILMAVWKLAPALAAGNAVVLKPAEQTPASILVLAELIADILPPGVLNIVNGFGVEAGKPLASSPRIRKIAFTGETTTGRLISQYASANLIPVTLELGGKSPNIFFEDVAAANDSFYDKAQEGFTLYAFNQGEVCTCPSRALIQDSIYDSFMADALERTAKIIQGNPLDTETQLGAQASNDQLEKILSYIDIGKQEGAKLLSGGTRTQLEGDLAEGFYVQPTIFEGRNSMRIFQEEIFGPVVSVTRFNDYAEAMQIANDTLYGLGAGVWSRNGNVAYRAGREIQAGRVWVNNYHAYPAGAAFGGYKSSGIGRENHAMMLDHYQQTKNLLVSHGETKLGFF from the coding sequence ATGAGTGTTTACACCCCTCCAGGTCAACCGGGTGCCAAGGTTGAATTCAAGAACCGCTACGAAAATTGGATCGGCGGCGAGTGGGTTGCCCCGGTCAAGGGACAGTACTTCGAGAATGTTTCGCCGGTCACCGGGAAGGCGTTCTGCGAGGTGGCCCGGGGCACCGCAGAAGACATTGAGTTAGCCCTCGATGCCGCACATAAGGTGGCTCCAGCCTGGGGTAAAACCTCGGCTGCCGAGCGTGCGGCAGCGCTGAACAGCATCGCTGACGTGATTGAGGCGAACCTCGAATTGCTGGCGGTTGCGGAAAGCTGGGACAACGGTAAGCCGATTCGCGAGACGCTGAACGCCGATATGCCGCTCGCGGCCGATCATTTCCGTTACTTCGCCTCAGCGATTCGAGCTCAGGAGGGGCATCTCTCTCAGCTCGATGAGGACATGACGGCCTACCACTATCACGAGCCGCTCGGCGTAGTAGGCCAAATCATTCCGTGGAACTTCCCCATCCTGATGGCTGTCTGGAAGCTCGCTCCCGCGCTGGCCGCAGGTAACGCGGTAGTCCTCAAACCTGCTGAGCAAACACCGGCATCGATTTTGGTTTTGGCCGAGCTGATCGCAGATATCCTGCCGCCTGGGGTGCTCAATATTGTCAACGGTTTTGGCGTCGAAGCTGGGAAGCCGCTCGCTTCCAGCCCGCGGATCAGAAAGATCGCTTTCACCGGCGAAACCACCACTGGTCGGCTGATCAGCCAATATGCCAGTGCCAACTTGATCCCAGTCACCCTTGAACTCGGCGGCAAGAGTCCGAACATTTTCTTCGAAGACGTTGCGGCTGCCAATGACTCTTTCTACGACAAGGCTCAGGAAGGCTTCACACTCTATGCCTTCAACCAAGGAGAAGTTTGCACATGCCCTTCCCGTGCCTTGATCCAAGACTCGATTTACGACAGCTTCATGGCAGATGCGCTGGAACGAACCGCAAAGATCATCCAGGGCAATCCGCTGGATACCGAAACTCAGCTGGGTGCCCAGGCCTCTAATGATCAGCTGGAAAAGATCCTCTCCTACATCGATATCGGCAAGCAGGAGGGCGCGAAACTGCTTAGCGGCGGGACCCGAACTCAGCTGGAGGGTGACCTTGCCGAAGGCTTTTATGTGCAGCCCACTATTTTTGAAGGCCGGAACAGCATGCGAATTTTCCAAGAGGAAATTTTCGGTCCGGTGGTCTCGGTGACTCGATTCAACGATTACGCGGAGGCGATGCAGATCGCCAACGACACACTGTACGGCCTGGGTGCCGGGGTGTGGTCTAGGAACGGCAATGTCGCCTATCGGGCTGGCCGAGAAATTCAGGCCGGCCGGGTCTGGGTGAACAACTACCACGCTTACCCGGCCGGAGCAGCTTTCGGTGGTTATAAGTCTTCCGGTATTGGCCGGGAGAACCACGCAATGATGCTCGACCACTATCAGCAGACCAAGAACTTACTGGTCAGCCACGGCGAAACCAAGCTGGGCTTCTTCTAG